The following are from one region of the Alicyclobacillus fastidiosus genome:
- a CDS encoding HGGxSTG domain-containing protein, whose protein sequence is MKTCGAKTRSGDPCKNAPMANGRCRMHGGKSTGPPPEKMKGNKNAVVTGERETIWRFSDDERSWLSYVDRDVLIQLDHEIDLVTVRERRMLQRIDELTAGNEMGPVSVDRSRGEDANGQSRHETLHAEAKLERIQRIEEALTRVQNTKIKLLQAKFDVLSRIDKDDEETRGVLRELAQVIEFSKKQRDGEGD, encoded by the coding sequence ATGAAAACATGTGGAGCGAAGACTCGCAGTGGTGACCCGTGCAAGAACGCTCCAATGGCTAATGGTCGTTGCCGAATGCATGGCGGGAAGTCTACGGGACCACCACCAGAGAAGATGAAAGGAAACAAAAATGCTGTAGTCACCGGGGAACGAGAAACGATATGGAGATTCAGCGATGATGAACGTTCTTGGCTGTCTTACGTAGATCGGGACGTTCTAATTCAGTTGGACCATGAAATAGACCTCGTGACAGTCAGAGAACGAAGAATGCTCCAGCGCATCGATGAATTGACTGCAGGCAATGAAATGGGGCCAGTGTCCGTTGACCGTTCCAGAGGTGAAGATGCCAACGGGCAATCCAGACATGAAACCCTCCACGCAGAAGCTAAACTCGAACGTATCCAACGCATCGAGGAAGCCCTAACCCGCGTTCAAAACACGAAAATCAAATTGCTTCAAGCGAAGTTTGATGTGCTATCTCGCATTGATAAGGATGACGAGGAAACGAGGGGCGTACTGCGTGAGTTGGCACAGGTCATTGAATTTAGCAAGAAGCAACGGGACGGTGAAGGCGATTGA
- a CDS encoding phage portal protein produces MGVEIFGKMVSGNVLKRSNMEAGLNVLSSALTSLQAQLQANQSPDKTLGTPFASQQPNADWSTVAQMGPGNPATPFPLGGEPRQWVYRVGWNFPTPPDSDRRIDGQLLRRLADMTFLIRRAIEIRKTEICALDWDIVPSQDALQDPKYGNTQRERGKTIAKKYGDMTREIRQFFQYPEGYYTTYDAKNWIRKGEISWKDWLNAVIEDYYVGDWLTIWPQKTLGGKLVALRRVDGENTKVLLSLDGRLPAPPLPAYQIYAYGVPRASFTQDELYFWPRNLRNITPYGFSHVEQCMILMLLLLRYDQFNIAMYNDSTLPLGILEAPENQSPQQIQDIADFLNGAVSTVADKMRVYPAPAGTKWQAIKPFEFDVTFANYVIDLACVAMDVTRQEMGFAPSNSNGLGGSGHAQAMEDLEKRKGLIPLAKWIEEKMTRIIRDHWGTTDIEFKFTELITEDLNEKYEANDKALRSGQISLDQVLEELGGEGIGWGHMIETHAGVILPEQQLLITSQGVLPLTPQQQATGGFPPTGDPQTDAQNAGIVEAIKQHLSSKAASPTSDDDERKKREEEMTAGWLALLRKKKNAIKNESFVTSAQVRRAFYFSDDDVTELAEIIAQHRLEAYQDAYNELPQTDWVDGEPDWSEIILGEVQKAAEHARMIADTWNSDLNESAVRIEATGADVDELVKQLTEWMDDRADWKGQQIAITEVTDAESDAGSDWSSHHQTNGIGYMKWVAKMDHKTCRGCRELHGRVVDPEVIKPPRHPNCRCQLVPIGTPIRFERR; encoded by the coding sequence ATGGGAGTAGAGATATTCGGGAAAATGGTCTCGGGAAACGTTTTGAAACGGTCTAACATGGAGGCAGGACTTAATGTACTATCGAGCGCATTAACGAGCCTACAGGCCCAATTACAGGCGAATCAGAGCCCTGATAAAACATTGGGAACACCATTTGCATCACAACAGCCTAATGCCGATTGGTCAACCGTTGCTCAGATGGGACCAGGGAATCCTGCAACGCCGTTTCCGCTCGGTGGTGAACCTCGGCAATGGGTCTATCGGGTAGGTTGGAACTTCCCAACGCCTCCAGACAGCGACAGGCGCATTGACGGACAGCTGCTAAGACGACTGGCAGATATGACGTTCCTAATCCGTAGAGCGATTGAGATACGAAAGACGGAGATTTGCGCATTGGATTGGGACATTGTACCGAGCCAAGACGCACTACAAGACCCGAAGTATGGCAATACGCAACGTGAACGTGGAAAAACGATTGCCAAGAAATACGGAGACATGACCCGTGAAATCCGGCAGTTCTTCCAGTATCCCGAAGGTTACTATACGACCTATGATGCGAAGAATTGGATTCGTAAGGGCGAAATCAGTTGGAAAGACTGGTTGAATGCTGTGATTGAGGATTATTACGTGGGCGATTGGTTGACCATCTGGCCTCAGAAGACGCTAGGTGGGAAACTGGTCGCCCTTCGTCGTGTAGACGGAGAGAATACGAAAGTCTTGCTCAGTCTCGATGGACGTTTGCCTGCTCCACCATTGCCAGCCTATCAAATCTACGCATACGGCGTTCCACGGGCGAGCTTCACGCAGGACGAATTATATTTTTGGCCTAGAAACCTACGGAACATCACGCCATACGGCTTCTCGCACGTTGAACAATGCATGATTCTCATGCTCCTGCTCCTGAGATATGACCAGTTCAACATTGCGATGTACAACGATTCAACGTTGCCACTCGGTATTCTCGAAGCGCCGGAAAACCAAAGCCCTCAACAAATCCAAGACATCGCGGACTTCTTGAACGGTGCTGTTTCCACTGTCGCGGACAAGATGCGCGTATATCCTGCTCCTGCCGGAACGAAGTGGCAAGCTATTAAGCCTTTCGAATTCGATGTGACGTTCGCGAATTACGTCATCGACCTGGCTTGCGTAGCGATGGACGTTACGAGGCAGGAAATGGGCTTTGCTCCAAGCAATTCGAACGGTCTAGGCGGGTCAGGACATGCACAGGCGATGGAAGACCTAGAGAAACGCAAAGGTCTCATTCCTCTAGCTAAATGGATTGAAGAAAAGATGACGCGAATCATTCGCGATCATTGGGGTACAACCGACATCGAATTCAAGTTCACTGAACTCATTACAGAAGACCTGAATGAAAAGTACGAAGCCAACGATAAAGCATTGCGTAGCGGGCAAATTTCGCTTGATCAAGTGCTTGAAGAACTCGGTGGCGAAGGCATCGGTTGGGGTCACATGATAGAGACACATGCAGGCGTCATTCTTCCTGAACAACAGCTGCTGATTACATCACAAGGCGTCTTGCCTTTGACGCCTCAACAACAAGCAACGGGCGGATTTCCACCTACAGGAGACCCGCAGACGGACGCGCAGAACGCCGGAATCGTTGAAGCAATCAAGCAGCACCTATCCAGCAAAGCCGCTTCTCCAACGTCTGACGATGACGAGCGGAAGAAGCGAGAAGAAGAAATGACTGCCGGGTGGTTAGCCCTACTCCGCAAAAAGAAGAACGCAATCAAAAATGAATCATTCGTAACAAGCGCCCAAGTCAGAAGGGCGTTTTATTTTTCGGATGATGATGTGACCGAACTCGCGGAAATCATTGCTCAGCATCGATTGGAAGCCTACCAGGACGCATACAACGAACTTCCTCAGACCGATTGGGTTGATGGTGAACCTGATTGGTCTGAAATCATTTTAGGGGAAGTGCAGAAGGCCGCAGAACACGCCCGAATGATTGCAGATACATGGAACAGCGACTTGAACGAATCCGCAGTCCGGATTGAAGCGACAGGTGCAGATGTGGACGAACTTGTGAAACAACTCACTGAATGGATGGATGACCGAGCTGATTGGAAAGGTCAACAGATTGCAATCACAGAGGTCACAGACGCCGAATCTGACGCTGGAAGTGATTGGTCATCACACCATCAAACAAACGGCATCGGCTACATGAAGTGGGTTGCCAAGATGGATCACAAAACCTGTCGGGGGTGTAGAGAGTTGCACGGACGAGTCGTCGATCCTGAAGTCATCAAACCACCTCGGCATCCGAATTGTAGGTGCCAGTTAGTGCCTATCGGCACACCGATTCGCTTTGAAAGGAGGTGA
- a CDS encoding ParB N-terminal domain-containing protein, producing the protein MEIRVIPVSSINPAPYNPRIDLQPGDKDYERLKKSIEQFGFIEPLVWNEQTGNLVGGHQRFKILTNELHLTEVEVSVVDLDEMQEKALNLALNKLKGGWDDDKLRELIAELDAEEYDLDSVGFSDEDVERLMVGFVQPEMGSLADLSEVGEKDVEQMTIIVHPGQAEEFRQRLKEIAEHNPDFEDIAPLGWAMEQVLSTYERLASGQR; encoded by the coding sequence ATGGAAATTCGAGTGATTCCCGTTAGTTCCATCAATCCAGCGCCGTATAATCCACGCATTGATTTACAGCCAGGAGACAAGGACTATGAGCGTCTAAAGAAATCCATCGAGCAATTTGGATTCATTGAGCCGCTTGTCTGGAATGAGCAGACAGGGAACCTTGTGGGCGGTCATCAACGCTTCAAAATCCTCACAAATGAACTGCATTTGACTGAGGTTGAAGTGTCTGTGGTGGATCTGGATGAAATGCAGGAAAAGGCATTGAATCTCGCCCTGAACAAGCTAAAGGGTGGATGGGACGACGACAAACTTCGTGAACTCATTGCAGAACTGGATGCAGAGGAATACGACCTAGATTCCGTTGGTTTCTCCGATGAAGACGTTGAACGTCTGATGGTCGGATTCGTTCAGCCTGAAATGGGGTCACTTGCTGACTTGTCAGAGGTCGGAGAAAAAGACGTTGAACAGATGACCATCATCGTGCATCCAGGGCAGGCAGAGGAATTTCGCCAACGTCTGAAAGAGATTGCCGAACACAATCCCGACTTTGAAGATATCGCCCCTCTAGGATGGGCTATGGAGCAGGTGTTGAGTACATATGAACGACTTGCTAGTGGCCAACGTTGA
- a CDS encoding PBSX family phage terminase large subunit: protein MSSFAFKPFSPKQLSVIETADARVNLLDGPVRSGKTMASIVWWINYVATSPHDKFLMTGKTKDTLYRNVLNDMFSMVGSKNYKYNKSEGVLHMFGKEIYCVGANDEKSEGRIRGMTVAGWYADEITLHPESFVNQGLARMSIEGAKAMWTTNPDSPYHFIHQQYIEDGEKYSKGIVKRFPFQFDDNYAQSDEYKESLKALYSGLWYKRMILGLWVLADGSVYDMWDEERHVITGEQLPSGLSRHVVGVDYGTNNPCVFLLIGSVSNKYYVLREYYYAGRENMKQKTDADYSREFKEFIGDTPIKSIFIDPSASSLITQLHHDGINKITHANNDVLPGIQTVSKLLADGGLFVHESCKNVRREFTSYIWDVNAQKRGEDKPKKENDHCMDALRYAIHTDAAYGGLKEYYERLKGKEKTG from the coding sequence TTGAGTTCCTTTGCGTTCAAGCCGTTTTCTCCGAAGCAGTTAAGCGTCATCGAGACTGCCGATGCGAGAGTAAATCTGCTTGATGGTCCTGTCCGGTCTGGAAAGACAATGGCGAGCATTGTTTGGTGGATCAATTACGTCGCCACTTCGCCACATGACAAGTTCCTCATGACGGGAAAGACCAAGGACACGTTGTATCGTAACGTCTTGAATGACATGTTCAGCATGGTCGGTTCGAAGAATTACAAGTACAACAAGTCCGAAGGCGTCTTGCATATGTTCGGCAAGGAAATCTACTGCGTGGGTGCCAATGATGAAAAGTCCGAGGGCCGCATTCGTGGTATGACCGTGGCCGGATGGTATGCAGACGAAATCACGCTTCATCCTGAATCATTCGTGAACCAAGGCTTGGCGCGTATGTCCATCGAGGGTGCGAAAGCCATGTGGACAACAAACCCTGATTCGCCTTATCACTTCATCCATCAGCAATACATCGAGGACGGAGAGAAGTACAGCAAGGGCATCGTGAAGCGATTCCCTTTCCAATTTGACGACAATTACGCGCAGTCTGATGAGTACAAGGAATCTCTCAAGGCTCTCTATTCCGGCTTGTGGTACAAGAGAATGATATTAGGGCTATGGGTTCTCGCGGATGGAAGCGTATATGACATGTGGGATGAGGAAAGACACGTCATCACCGGTGAACAACTTCCCAGTGGCTTGTCTAGACATGTTGTGGGTGTGGACTATGGGACGAACAATCCATGCGTGTTCCTACTCATTGGCTCGGTGTCTAACAAGTATTATGTCCTTCGCGAGTATTACTATGCTGGACGCGAGAACATGAAACAGAAGACAGACGCCGACTACTCGCGGGAGTTCAAGGAATTCATTGGTGATACGCCTATCAAGTCTATATTCATAGACCCTTCGGCATCATCCCTAATCACTCAGCTCCATCATGACGGAATAAACAAAATCACCCATGCAAACAACGACGTCCTTCCTGGCATCCAGACGGTAAGCAAGCTACTGGCTGATGGCGGGCTATTCGTGCATGAATCCTGCAAGAATGTACGCCGGGAATTCACCTCGTACATATGGGACGTGAATGCCCAAAAGCGCGGTGAAGACAAGCCGAAGAAAGAGAACGATCACTGCATGGATGCATTGCGGTATGCGATTCATACAGACGCCGCTTATGGCGGTTTGAAAGAGTATTACGAGCGGTTGAAAGGGAAGGAGAAGACAGGATGA
- a CDS encoding glycosyl hydrolase family 18 protein codes for MNSKKLHHAINQSIATSLTFTVCLLAVFGGGLLVFGHFPRMANLEVSELANMEVSQLVGTTTYSDKQASNNNSISEAISSILHLPFSNPLTMLTDQLPETNIQIEQQTSNQSSIVSPITSWAEQSKKIALGWLPSTSTAACITMLQQNQGINVAAPTWIHLSDASGNISEDILPDVVNYAHKHNIKVWAVMDNQVDGNFSPQVAHEVLQNPKARMNMVDELAYQSKVYHLNGINIDFEDIDYSDRNAFTAFIQELHSKLSAENVNLSVDISPDITPLDDDAAFFHAGLADYADEVVLMAYDEHWGSDADPGPVADIPWVEQSVNDLLDTGVPTDKLVLAMPLYTRFWYVHNNGIVTNAAYSVGSVEGILAAHNATGTWNAQLDLMYARYPKPGGYMEVWYPNERSYSDELAIVNDDGLDGIGVWSLDWFDNKTWWSSMINLLTQ; via the coding sequence ATGAACTCAAAAAAACTTCACCATGCCATTAACCAGTCCATTGCTACTAGCTTAACTTTCACAGTGTGCTTATTGGCAGTTTTTGGTGGAGGCCTCCTTGTATTCGGTCATTTCCCGCGCATGGCAAATCTAGAGGTTTCTGAGTTAGCGAACATGGAAGTCAGTCAATTGGTAGGTACTACGACTTACAGTGATAAACAAGCTTCCAACAACAATTCAATATCTGAGGCGATCAGTTCAATATTGCACTTACCGTTTTCTAATCCCTTAACAATGCTGACCGATCAATTACCGGAAACAAATATACAGATCGAGCAACAAACTTCAAATCAGTCGTCTATAGTTTCACCTATTACCTCTTGGGCAGAACAATCCAAAAAAATTGCTTTAGGTTGGTTGCCATCCACATCAACAGCAGCCTGCATAACTATGTTACAACAAAATCAAGGCATTAATGTTGCCGCACCAACATGGATTCATTTGAGCGATGCCTCAGGGAATATCTCGGAGGATATACTTCCTGACGTTGTTAACTACGCTCACAAACACAATATTAAAGTATGGGCGGTTATGGACAATCAAGTCGACGGGAATTTCAGTCCGCAAGTTGCACATGAAGTCCTACAAAACCCTAAGGCACGTATGAATATGGTCGACGAATTGGCCTATCAGTCCAAGGTGTACCATCTTAATGGAATCAACATCGACTTTGAGGATATTGATTATTCTGACCGAAATGCTTTTACCGCTTTTATCCAAGAGTTGCACTCAAAGTTATCAGCAGAGAATGTCAATCTATCCGTTGACATCTCACCAGACATTACTCCACTTGATGATGATGCCGCATTTTTTCATGCTGGACTTGCTGATTATGCTGATGAGGTTGTTCTAATGGCATATGACGAGCATTGGGGCAGTGATGCAGACCCAGGTCCTGTTGCGGATATCCCATGGGTAGAGCAATCTGTTAATGATTTGCTGGATACAGGGGTTCCAACAGATAAGTTAGTGCTAGCGATGCCATTATATACACGGTTTTGGTACGTACATAATAATGGAATTGTCACAAATGCCGCATACAGTGTTGGTTCTGTAGAAGGAATCCTTGCTGCTCACAACGCAACAGGTACTTGGAATGCCCAATTAGATTTAATGTACGCTCGTTACCCAAAACCAGGCGGATATATGGAGGTTTGGTATCCCAATGAGCGGTCATACAGTGACGAGTTAGCTATTGTCAATGACGATGGATTAGACGGTATTGGTGTATGGTCACTAGACTGGTTCGACAATAAGACGTGGTGGTCGTCAATGATCAATTTATTAACACAATAG